The Vigna unguiculata cultivar IT97K-499-35 chromosome 6, ASM411807v1, whole genome shotgun sequence genome contains a region encoding:
- the LOC114188483 gene encoding uncharacterized protein LOC114188483 encodes MKMMLEDSQDPISWELFKKKFYAEYFPDSVRKFEKGLRGDLKLMVAPLSIKEFPALVEKAQVMEKLKAEVEAQQRPQQKMGGSSVSMSRHEDRGKPYSRPQPQGPRRPTHQPQQFQPHRAQCFLCGGPHMKNACPRISSRRTCHGCGKEGHFIRDCPTSRNALSRPSSQSQPQQSRGGVIPQAAGRVYTMTGTEAVISGNLIIGSCMIAGRSLCVLYDSGATHSFVSESKVLELGLPVREL; translated from the exons ATGAAGATGATGTTGGAGGATAGTCAGGACCCCATCTCTTGGGAGCTGTTTAAGAAGAAATTCTATGCTGAATATTTCCCTGATAGTGTGAG AAAGTTTGAAAAGGGGTTGAGAGGAGATCTCAAGCTCATGGTGGCCCCACTCTCGATTAAAGAATTCCCGGCCTTGGTGGAGAAGGCACAAGTGATGGAAAAGCTTAAGGCTGAGGTTGAAGCACAGCAGCGACCCCAACAGAAGATGGGAGGATCATCAGTGTCCATGAGCAGACATGAGGACAGGGGGAAACCATACTCCAGGCCTCAGCCTCAGGGGCCTAGGAGGCCTACTCACCAGCCTCAGCAGTTTCAGCCTCATAGGGCACAGTGTTTTCTTTGTGGAGGACCCCATATGAAGAATGCTTGCCCTCGGATCTCTAGTAGGAGGACGTGTCACGGGTGTGGCAAGGAGGGTCATTTCATAAGGGATTGTCCTACCAGTAGGAATGCATTGTCGAGACCTTCATCACAGTCTCAGCCGCAGCAGTCTAGGGGAGGTGTGATACCTCAAGCAGCCGGTCGGGTATATACTATGACGGGTACAGAGGCGGTCATATCAGGTAACCTCATCATTGGATCATGTATGATTGCTGGTAGGAGTTTATGCGTTTTGTATGATTCGGGAGCTACGCATTCCTTCGTGTCGGAGTCTAAAGTGCTTGAGTTGGGTCTTCCGGTGAGGGAGCTCTAG